In a single window of the Solea senegalensis isolate Sse05_10M linkage group LG1, IFAPA_SoseM_1, whole genome shotgun sequence genome:
- the LOC122768987 gene encoding RAB11-binding protein RELCH homolog isoform X3 yields the protein MFQNLTKWAGSNVRAREFSQSSLPILSPCQTYLPNLASLISTLVEAVPISLAAKKLYIGKMASVNPFNISDSDEEAERRPNETVDTERSPSEGAPGPPPGNPFSPPADGEPPTLLLSSNRTSPSGEGISLSAAATSAMASSAETRVSVDVIAAQLIRDQYILTALEFHTELLEAGRELPRLRDYFSNPGNFERQSGTPPAKDQVLGPGGPLNRAGSISTLDSLDFARYSDDGNRESDERVAVLEFELRKAKETIQALRANLTQAAESEVPSQERKNFKTSPEIQEPIRPLEKRALNFLVNEYLLKNEHKLSSITFSDENDDQDFELWDDVGLNIPKPPDLLQLYRNCGTPISSPRSMVDVAVGVDLGDLPGNCIIQDPHKKPDLSQQQQTEVVQELEYQISLLNNEKQSLAEQIKKLQSEIQTLKRTVSSTPPTSLDLMPQNTSKPAFSSTSTTTTISSTDPLSMSYPQPPTDNGQYMDIRGVSEPESGQKSSSTQNTPQTCPQSRNEVKSRAPVKFDTPNRNLSPVFQQALLSFCRMCSDSRLGAEVSRIADSEESVMLMLGRCLPHIVPNVLLAKRERMVAHLCQELIPLILCTACLHPEPKERDQLLHILFNLIKRPDDEQRQMILTGCVAFARHVGPTRVEAELLPQCWEQINHKYPERRLLVAESCGALAPYLPKEIRSSLVLSMLQQMLTEDKADMVREAVVKSLGIIMGYIDDPDKYSQGFELMLLSLADPSERVVSAVHQVFIPAFAAWTTELGTLQTSLIPSLLARIEKLLKQGEHSLDEHKLHVFLSALQSLIPPLFAVVLQNAPFTSRAKTHGDIPAIEVTRFPRPASPLQDVATIIGSREMLSALLLLYDHQLEHEGTTGWESLLWVVNQLLPTLIDIVGRINVTSSTCVHEFSRFFWRFCRTFGKIFTNTKVKPQFQEILRLSEENVDASVGNGILTKATVPIYATGVLTCYNQEEDRKLLVGFLEDVMTTLSLSHAPLDSLKASFVELGANPVYHELLLTVLWYGVVHTSALVRCTAARMFELLVKGVNETLVAQRVVPALITLSSDPEISVRISTIPAFGTIMETVTQKELLERVKMQLASFLEDPQYQDQHSLHMEIIRTFGRVGPNAEPRFRDDFVLPHLHKLALANNSQQVETKRIDIATQLFEAYSALSCCFISEEVMINHFLPGLRCLRTDMEQLSPEHEVILSSMVKECEIKVENRGMADAQGSMSIASSLVGEDAKTKFLSKMGQLTTSGAMLANVFQRKK from the exons ATGTTCCAGAATCTGACAAAATGGGCGGGCTCTAACGTAAGGGCTCGAGAATTCAGCCAATCATCGCTTCCCATTCTGTCCCCTTGTCAAACCTACCTACCAAACCTAGCTAGCCTTATATCCACTTTGGTAGAAGCGGTTCCGATTAGCTTAGCTGCTAAAAAGCTTTATATTGGAAAAATGGCGTCCGTCAACCCGTTTAATATCAGCGACTCCGATGAAGAGGCTGAACGACGTCCGAATGAAACGGTTGACACAGAGAGGAGCCCAAGCGAGGGAGCGCCAGGGCCGCCACCAGGCAATCCTTTCTCCCCGCCTGCAGACGGCGAGCCTCCGACACTTCTGCTGTCAAGCAACCGAACAAGCCCCAGCGGTGAGGGCATCTCGTTATCGGCCGCTGCAACCTCCGCGATGGCAAGCAGCGCCGAGACACGGGTGTCGGTGGATGTCATTGCTGCTCAGCTAATACGGGACCAATACATCCTCACGGCCCTGGAGTTTCACACTGAACTGTTGGAAGCAGGCAGAGAGCTCCCGAGGCTGAGGGATTATTTCTCCAACCCGGGCAACTTCGAGCGACAGAGCGGCACTCCGCCTGCCAAAGATCAGGTCCTTGGACCTGGTGGACCGCTTA aTCGTGCAGGCAGCATTAGCACCTTGGACTCGTTGGACTTTGCCCGTTACTCTGATGATGGAAACCGCGAGTCGGACGAGCGAGTAGCAG tgctgGAGTTTGAGCTACGGAAAGCAAAGGAGACCATTCAGGCTCTGCGCGCCAACTTGACTCAGGCAGCAG AGAGTGAAGTGCCTTctcaggagagaaaaaacttcAAGACAAGTCCTGAAATTCAG GAGCCTATACGTCCACTGGAGAAAAGAGCCTTAAACTTCCTTGTGAATgagtatttattaaaaaacgAACACAAACTGTCATCCATCACCTTCTCTGATGAAAACGATGACCAG GATTTTGAGTTGTGGGATGATGTCGGCCTCAATATCCCCAAACCCCCTGACCTATTACAGCTCTACAGGAACTGTGGCACCCCCATCTCGTCGCCTCGGAGCATGGTTGATGTGGCAGTAGGGGTGGATTTAGGTGATCTTCCAGGAAACTGCATCATCCAAGATCCTCATAAGAAGCCTGACCTCTCACAACAA caACAGACCGAAGTAGTGCAAGAGTTGGAATACCAGATCAGCCTCCTCAACAACGAGAAGCAGAGCCTCGCTGAGCAAATCAAGAAACTGCAGAG tgaaattcaaacactgaagagaacGGTTTCCTCCACTCCTCCAACCTCTCTGGACCTGATGCCCCAGAATACATCTAAACCTGCCTTCTCTTCCACCAGCACTACCACCACTATTTCTTCCACTGACCCTCTGTCCATG TCTTACCCTCAGCCTCCGACAGATAATGGCCAGTATATGGACATTCGAGGGGTTTCAGAGCCTGAAAGTGGTCAGAAATCGTCCTCTACTCAGAACACGCCACAGACATGTCCGCAGTCCCGCAACGAGGTTAAGAGCAGGGCTCCTGTCAAGTTTGACACACCCAACAG GAACTTATCTCCAGTTTTCCAGCAAGCACTACTGTCCTTCTGCAGAATGTGCTCCGACAGCCGCCTGGGAGCAGAG gTGTCCCGTATAGCAGACAGTGAGGAGAGTGTGATGTTAATGCTGGGCCGCTGCCTCCCTCACATCGTCCCCAACGTCCTCCTTGCTAAACGAGAG AGAATGGTTGCACATCTTTGCCAG GAGTTGATTCCACTCATTTTATGTACTGCCTGCCTTCACCCAGAACCTAAGGAAAGAGACCAGCTCCTTCACATCCTCTTTAACTTAATCAAGAGACCAGATGATGAGCAAAG ACAAATGATCTTGACGGGATGTGTCGCATTTGCAAGGCACGTGGGTCCCACCCGTGTCGAGGCCGAACTACTTCCTCAGTGCTGGGAACAG aTTAACCACAAATATCCAGAGAGGAGATTGTTGGTGGCGGAGTCCTGTGGAGCCTTAGCACCATACCTGCCT AAAGAGATCCGTAGCTCCCTGGTGTTGTCCATGTTGCAGCAGATGCTCACTGAAGATAAGGCGGATATGGTCAGAGAAGCTGTGGTCAAGAGCCTGGGCATTATTATGGGTTATATAGATGATCCTGACAAGTACTCCCAG GGATTTGAGCTGATGCTGCTGTCTCTTGCGGATCCATCAGAGCGGGTGGTCAGTGCAGTCCATCAGGTCTTTATTCCTGCCTTTGCCGCGTGGACCACGGAGCTTGGCACCCTACAAACTTCACTCATCCCTTCTCTTTTAGCACGTATAGAGAAACTACTTAAG CAAGGAGAACACAGTCTAGATGAACACAAATTACATGTATTCCTGTCGGCCCTGCAGTCTCTCATCCCTCCTCTGTTTGCCGTGGTGCTGCAGAATGCACCGTTCACCAGCAGAGCCAAAACCCACGGAGACATTCCTGCAATAGAGG TGACACGGTTTCCCAGACCAGCGTCTCCCCTGCAGGATGTAGCCACCATCATCGGCAGCAGAGAAATGCTGAGTGCGCTCCTGCTCCTCTATGACCATCAGCTGGAGCACGAAGGCACCACTGGCTGGGAGAGCCTGTTATGGGTGGTCAATCAGCT CCTTCCAACGCTCATAGATATTGTGGGCCGGATCAATGTAACGTCATCCACCTGCGTCCACGAGTTCTCTCGCTTCTTCTGGAGGTTCTGTCGCACTTTCGGCAAGATCTTTACCAACACTAAG GTTAAACCACAGTTCCAGGAGATTCTCCGGCTATCTGAAGAAAATGTCG ATGCTTCAGTGGGGAATGGTATTCTCACCAAAGCCACAGTCCCCATTTATGCCACTGGAGTATTGACATGCTATAACCAG GAGGAGGATCGTAAGTTGTTGGTGGGTTTCCTAGAGGATGTTATGACAACCCTGTCACTGTCCCATGCTCCCCTCGACAGCCTGAAGGCCTCCTTTGTAGAGCTTGg TGCCAACCCAGTGTACCACGAATTGCTGCTGACTGTTCTGTGGTATGGGGTGGTCCATACCTCGGCACTGGTCCGGTGTACAGCAGCGCGGATGTttgag CTGCTGGTGAAGGGGGTGAATGAGACGCTGGTAGCTCAGAGAGTGGTGCCGGCTCTCATCACACTGTCCTCCGACCCTGAAAT CTCAGTGAGGATATCCACTATTCCTGCCTTTGGTACCATCATGGAGACGGTCACGCAAAAAGAG ctgttggAGCGTGTAAAGATGCAGCTGGCATCGTTCCTCGAGGACCCGCAGTACCAGGATCAGCACTCCTTACACATGGAAATCATCAGGACGTTTGGAAGAGTCGGGCCTAATGCTGAGCCACGCTTTAGAGACGACT TTGTTCTGCCACATCTTCACAAACTGGCACTAGCCAACAACAGCCAGCAAGTGGAGACCAAGAGAATCGACATTGCCACACAGCTGTTTGAGGCCTACAGTGcactctcctgctgct tcatttctgaggaggTGATGATCAACCACTTCCTCCCTGGCCTCAGATGTCTCCGCACTGACATGGAGCAACTCTCTCCTGAGCACGAg GTGATTCTGAGCTCTATGGTCAAAGAGTGTGAAATCAAGGTGGAAAACAGGGGAATGGCGGACGCACAGGG GTCCATGTCTATTGCCTCTAGTTTGGTGGGCGAGGATGCCAAGACCAAGTTCCTAAGTAAGATGGGTCAGCTGACCACCTCAGGCGCCATGCTGGCCAATGTCTTCCAGAGAAAAAAGTGA
- the LOC122768987 gene encoding RAB11-binding protein RELCH homolog isoform X10 has translation MEHLLSLTDRAGSISTLDSLDFARYSDDGNRESDERVAVLEFELRKAKETIQALRANLTQAAESEVPSQERKNFKTSPEIQEPIRPLEKRALNFLVNEYLLKNEHKLSSITFSDENDDQDFELWDDVGLNIPKPPDLLQLYRNCGTPISSPRSMVDVAVGVDLGDLPGNCIIQDPHKKPDLSQQVCSQQTEVVQELEYQISLLNNEKQSLAEQIKKLQSEIQTLKRTVSSTPPTSLDLMPQNTSKPAFSSTSTTTTISSTDPLSMSYPQPPTDNGQYMDIRGVSEPESGQKSSSTQNTPQTCPQSRNEVKSRAPVKFDTPNRNLSPVFQQALLSFCRMCSDSRLGAEVSRIADSEESVMLMLGRCLPHIVPNVLLAKRERMVAHLCQELIPLILCTACLHPEPKERDQLLHILFNLIKRPDDEQRQMILTGCVAFARHVGPTRVEAELLPQCWEQINHKYPERRLLVAESCGALAPYLPKEIRSSLVLSMLQQMLTEDKADMVREAVVKSLGIIMGYIDDPDKYSQGFELMLLSLADPSERVVSAVHQVFIPAFAAWTTELGTLQTSLIPSLLARIEKLLKQGEHSLDEHKLHVFLSALQSLIPPLFAVVLQNAPFTSRAKTHGDIPAIEVTRFPRPASPLQDVATIIGSREMLSALLLLYDHQLEHEGTTGWESLLWVVNQLLPTLIDIVGRINVTSSTCVHEFSRFFWRFCRTFGKIFTNTKVKPQFQEILRLSEENVDASVGNGILTKATVPIYATGVLTCYNQEEDRKLLVGFLEDVMTTLSLSHAPLDSLKASFVELGANPVYHELLLTVLWYGVVHTSALVRCTAARMFELLVKGVNETLVAQRVVPALITLSSDPEISVRISTIPAFGTIMETVTQKELLERVKMQLASFLEDPQYQDQHSLHMEIIRTFGRVGPNAEPRFRDDFVLPHLHKLALANNSQQVETKRIDIATQLFEAYSALSCCFISEEVMINHFLPGLRCLRTDMEQLSPEHEVILSSMVKECEIKVENRGMADAQGSMSIASSLVGEDAKTKFLSKMGQLTTSGAMLANVFQRKK, from the exons ATGGAGCATCTGTTGAGTTTGACAG aTCGTGCAGGCAGCATTAGCACCTTGGACTCGTTGGACTTTGCCCGTTACTCTGATGATGGAAACCGCGAGTCGGACGAGCGAGTAGCAG tgctgGAGTTTGAGCTACGGAAAGCAAAGGAGACCATTCAGGCTCTGCGCGCCAACTTGACTCAGGCAGCAG AGAGTGAAGTGCCTTctcaggagagaaaaaacttcAAGACAAGTCCTGAAATTCAG GAGCCTATACGTCCACTGGAGAAAAGAGCCTTAAACTTCCTTGTGAATgagtatttattaaaaaacgAACACAAACTGTCATCCATCACCTTCTCTGATGAAAACGATGACCAG GATTTTGAGTTGTGGGATGATGTCGGCCTCAATATCCCCAAACCCCCTGACCTATTACAGCTCTACAGGAACTGTGGCACCCCCATCTCGTCGCCTCGGAGCATGGTTGATGTGGCAGTAGGGGTGGATTTAGGTGATCTTCCAGGAAACTGCATCATCCAAGATCCTCATAAGAAGCCTGACCTCTCACAACAAGTATGTTCT caACAGACCGAAGTAGTGCAAGAGTTGGAATACCAGATCAGCCTCCTCAACAACGAGAAGCAGAGCCTCGCTGAGCAAATCAAGAAACTGCAGAG tgaaattcaaacactgaagagaacGGTTTCCTCCACTCCTCCAACCTCTCTGGACCTGATGCCCCAGAATACATCTAAACCTGCCTTCTCTTCCACCAGCACTACCACCACTATTTCTTCCACTGACCCTCTGTCCATG TCTTACCCTCAGCCTCCGACAGATAATGGCCAGTATATGGACATTCGAGGGGTTTCAGAGCCTGAAAGTGGTCAGAAATCGTCCTCTACTCAGAACACGCCACAGACATGTCCGCAGTCCCGCAACGAGGTTAAGAGCAGGGCTCCTGTCAAGTTTGACACACCCAACAG GAACTTATCTCCAGTTTTCCAGCAAGCACTACTGTCCTTCTGCAGAATGTGCTCCGACAGCCGCCTGGGAGCAGAG gTGTCCCGTATAGCAGACAGTGAGGAGAGTGTGATGTTAATGCTGGGCCGCTGCCTCCCTCACATCGTCCCCAACGTCCTCCTTGCTAAACGAGAG AGAATGGTTGCACATCTTTGCCAG GAGTTGATTCCACTCATTTTATGTACTGCCTGCCTTCACCCAGAACCTAAGGAAAGAGACCAGCTCCTTCACATCCTCTTTAACTTAATCAAGAGACCAGATGATGAGCAAAG ACAAATGATCTTGACGGGATGTGTCGCATTTGCAAGGCACGTGGGTCCCACCCGTGTCGAGGCCGAACTACTTCCTCAGTGCTGGGAACAG aTTAACCACAAATATCCAGAGAGGAGATTGTTGGTGGCGGAGTCCTGTGGAGCCTTAGCACCATACCTGCCT AAAGAGATCCGTAGCTCCCTGGTGTTGTCCATGTTGCAGCAGATGCTCACTGAAGATAAGGCGGATATGGTCAGAGAAGCTGTGGTCAAGAGCCTGGGCATTATTATGGGTTATATAGATGATCCTGACAAGTACTCCCAG GGATTTGAGCTGATGCTGCTGTCTCTTGCGGATCCATCAGAGCGGGTGGTCAGTGCAGTCCATCAGGTCTTTATTCCTGCCTTTGCCGCGTGGACCACGGAGCTTGGCACCCTACAAACTTCACTCATCCCTTCTCTTTTAGCACGTATAGAGAAACTACTTAAG CAAGGAGAACACAGTCTAGATGAACACAAATTACATGTATTCCTGTCGGCCCTGCAGTCTCTCATCCCTCCTCTGTTTGCCGTGGTGCTGCAGAATGCACCGTTCACCAGCAGAGCCAAAACCCACGGAGACATTCCTGCAATAGAGG TGACACGGTTTCCCAGACCAGCGTCTCCCCTGCAGGATGTAGCCACCATCATCGGCAGCAGAGAAATGCTGAGTGCGCTCCTGCTCCTCTATGACCATCAGCTGGAGCACGAAGGCACCACTGGCTGGGAGAGCCTGTTATGGGTGGTCAATCAGCT CCTTCCAACGCTCATAGATATTGTGGGCCGGATCAATGTAACGTCATCCACCTGCGTCCACGAGTTCTCTCGCTTCTTCTGGAGGTTCTGTCGCACTTTCGGCAAGATCTTTACCAACACTAAG GTTAAACCACAGTTCCAGGAGATTCTCCGGCTATCTGAAGAAAATGTCG ATGCTTCAGTGGGGAATGGTATTCTCACCAAAGCCACAGTCCCCATTTATGCCACTGGAGTATTGACATGCTATAACCAG GAGGAGGATCGTAAGTTGTTGGTGGGTTTCCTAGAGGATGTTATGACAACCCTGTCACTGTCCCATGCTCCCCTCGACAGCCTGAAGGCCTCCTTTGTAGAGCTTGg TGCCAACCCAGTGTACCACGAATTGCTGCTGACTGTTCTGTGGTATGGGGTGGTCCATACCTCGGCACTGGTCCGGTGTACAGCAGCGCGGATGTttgag CTGCTGGTGAAGGGGGTGAATGAGACGCTGGTAGCTCAGAGAGTGGTGCCGGCTCTCATCACACTGTCCTCCGACCCTGAAAT CTCAGTGAGGATATCCACTATTCCTGCCTTTGGTACCATCATGGAGACGGTCACGCAAAAAGAG ctgttggAGCGTGTAAAGATGCAGCTGGCATCGTTCCTCGAGGACCCGCAGTACCAGGATCAGCACTCCTTACACATGGAAATCATCAGGACGTTTGGAAGAGTCGGGCCTAATGCTGAGCCACGCTTTAGAGACGACT TTGTTCTGCCACATCTTCACAAACTGGCACTAGCCAACAACAGCCAGCAAGTGGAGACCAAGAGAATCGACATTGCCACACAGCTGTTTGAGGCCTACAGTGcactctcctgctgct tcatttctgaggaggTGATGATCAACCACTTCCTCCCTGGCCTCAGATGTCTCCGCACTGACATGGAGCAACTCTCTCCTGAGCACGAg GTGATTCTGAGCTCTATGGTCAAAGAGTGTGAAATCAAGGTGGAAAACAGGGGAATGGCGGACGCACAGGG GTCCATGTCTATTGCCTCTAGTTTGGTGGGCGAGGATGCCAAGACCAAGTTCCTAAGTAAGATGGGTCAGCTGACCACCTCAGGCGCCATGCTGGCCAATGTCTTCCAGAGAAAAAAGTGA
- the LOC122768987 gene encoding RAB11-binding protein RELCH homolog isoform X4: MFQNLTKWAGSNVRAREFSQSSLPILSPCQTYLPNLASLISTLVEAVPISLAAKKLYIGKMASVNPFNISDSDEEAERRPNETVDTERSPSEGAPGPPPGNPFSPPADGEPPTLLLSSNRTSPSGEGISLSAAATSAMASSAETRVSVDVIAAQLIRDQYILTALEFHTELLEAGRELPRLRDYFSNPGNFERQSGTPPAKDQVLGPGGPLNRAGSISTLDSLDFARYSDDGNRESDERVAVLEFELRKAKETIQALRANLTQAAESEVPSQERKNFKTSPEIQEPIRPLEKRALNFLVNEYLLKNEHKLSSITFSDENDDQDFELWDDVGLNIPKPPDLLQLYRNCGTPISSPRSMVDVAVGVDLGDLPGNCIIQDPHKKPDLSQQVCSQQTEVVQELEYQISLLNNEKQSLAEQIKKLQSEIQTLKRTVSSTPPTSLDLMPQNTSKPAFSSTSTTTTISSTDPLSMPPTDNGQYMDIRGVSEPESGQKSSSTQNTPQTCPQSRNEVKSRAPVKFDTPNRNLSPVFQQALLSFCRMCSDSRLGAEVSRIADSEESVMLMLGRCLPHIVPNVLLAKRERMVAHLCQELIPLILCTACLHPEPKERDQLLHILFNLIKRPDDEQRQMILTGCVAFARHVGPTRVEAELLPQCWEQINHKYPERRLLVAESCGALAPYLPKEIRSSLVLSMLQQMLTEDKADMVREAVVKSLGIIMGYIDDPDKYSQGFELMLLSLADPSERVVSAVHQVFIPAFAAWTTELGTLQTSLIPSLLARIEKLLKQGEHSLDEHKLHVFLSALQSLIPPLFAVVLQNAPFTSRAKTHGDIPAIEVTRFPRPASPLQDVATIIGSREMLSALLLLYDHQLEHEGTTGWESLLWVVNQLLPTLIDIVGRINVTSSTCVHEFSRFFWRFCRTFGKIFTNTKVKPQFQEILRLSEENVDASVGNGILTKATVPIYATGVLTCYNQEEDRKLLVGFLEDVMTTLSLSHAPLDSLKASFVELGANPVYHELLLTVLWYGVVHTSALVRCTAARMFELLVKGVNETLVAQRVVPALITLSSDPEISVRISTIPAFGTIMETVTQKELLERVKMQLASFLEDPQYQDQHSLHMEIIRTFGRVGPNAEPRFRDDFVLPHLHKLALANNSQQVETKRIDIATQLFEAYSALSCCFISEEVMINHFLPGLRCLRTDMEQLSPEHEVILSSMVKECEIKVENRGMADAQGSMSIASSLVGEDAKTKFLSKMGQLTTSGAMLANVFQRKK, translated from the exons ATGTTCCAGAATCTGACAAAATGGGCGGGCTCTAACGTAAGGGCTCGAGAATTCAGCCAATCATCGCTTCCCATTCTGTCCCCTTGTCAAACCTACCTACCAAACCTAGCTAGCCTTATATCCACTTTGGTAGAAGCGGTTCCGATTAGCTTAGCTGCTAAAAAGCTTTATATTGGAAAAATGGCGTCCGTCAACCCGTTTAATATCAGCGACTCCGATGAAGAGGCTGAACGACGTCCGAATGAAACGGTTGACACAGAGAGGAGCCCAAGCGAGGGAGCGCCAGGGCCGCCACCAGGCAATCCTTTCTCCCCGCCTGCAGACGGCGAGCCTCCGACACTTCTGCTGTCAAGCAACCGAACAAGCCCCAGCGGTGAGGGCATCTCGTTATCGGCCGCTGCAACCTCCGCGATGGCAAGCAGCGCCGAGACACGGGTGTCGGTGGATGTCATTGCTGCTCAGCTAATACGGGACCAATACATCCTCACGGCCCTGGAGTTTCACACTGAACTGTTGGAAGCAGGCAGAGAGCTCCCGAGGCTGAGGGATTATTTCTCCAACCCGGGCAACTTCGAGCGACAGAGCGGCACTCCGCCTGCCAAAGATCAGGTCCTTGGACCTGGTGGACCGCTTA aTCGTGCAGGCAGCATTAGCACCTTGGACTCGTTGGACTTTGCCCGTTACTCTGATGATGGAAACCGCGAGTCGGACGAGCGAGTAGCAG tgctgGAGTTTGAGCTACGGAAAGCAAAGGAGACCATTCAGGCTCTGCGCGCCAACTTGACTCAGGCAGCAG AGAGTGAAGTGCCTTctcaggagagaaaaaacttcAAGACAAGTCCTGAAATTCAG GAGCCTATACGTCCACTGGAGAAAAGAGCCTTAAACTTCCTTGTGAATgagtatttattaaaaaacgAACACAAACTGTCATCCATCACCTTCTCTGATGAAAACGATGACCAG GATTTTGAGTTGTGGGATGATGTCGGCCTCAATATCCCCAAACCCCCTGACCTATTACAGCTCTACAGGAACTGTGGCACCCCCATCTCGTCGCCTCGGAGCATGGTTGATGTGGCAGTAGGGGTGGATTTAGGTGATCTTCCAGGAAACTGCATCATCCAAGATCCTCATAAGAAGCCTGACCTCTCACAACAAGTATGTTCT caACAGACCGAAGTAGTGCAAGAGTTGGAATACCAGATCAGCCTCCTCAACAACGAGAAGCAGAGCCTCGCTGAGCAAATCAAGAAACTGCAGAG tgaaattcaaacactgaagagaacGGTTTCCTCCACTCCTCCAACCTCTCTGGACCTGATGCCCCAGAATACATCTAAACCTGCCTTCTCTTCCACCAGCACTACCACCACTATTTCTTCCACTGACCCTCTGTCCATG CCTCCGACAGATAATGGCCAGTATATGGACATTCGAGGGGTTTCAGAGCCTGAAAGTGGTCAGAAATCGTCCTCTACTCAGAACACGCCACAGACATGTCCGCAGTCCCGCAACGAGGTTAAGAGCAGGGCTCCTGTCAAGTTTGACACACCCAACAG GAACTTATCTCCAGTTTTCCAGCAAGCACTACTGTCCTTCTGCAGAATGTGCTCCGACAGCCGCCTGGGAGCAGAG gTGTCCCGTATAGCAGACAGTGAGGAGAGTGTGATGTTAATGCTGGGCCGCTGCCTCCCTCACATCGTCCCCAACGTCCTCCTTGCTAAACGAGAG AGAATGGTTGCACATCTTTGCCAG GAGTTGATTCCACTCATTTTATGTACTGCCTGCCTTCACCCAGAACCTAAGGAAAGAGACCAGCTCCTTCACATCCTCTTTAACTTAATCAAGAGACCAGATGATGAGCAAAG ACAAATGATCTTGACGGGATGTGTCGCATTTGCAAGGCACGTGGGTCCCACCCGTGTCGAGGCCGAACTACTTCCTCAGTGCTGGGAACAG aTTAACCACAAATATCCAGAGAGGAGATTGTTGGTGGCGGAGTCCTGTGGAGCCTTAGCACCATACCTGCCT AAAGAGATCCGTAGCTCCCTGGTGTTGTCCATGTTGCAGCAGATGCTCACTGAAGATAAGGCGGATATGGTCAGAGAAGCTGTGGTCAAGAGCCTGGGCATTATTATGGGTTATATAGATGATCCTGACAAGTACTCCCAG GGATTTGAGCTGATGCTGCTGTCTCTTGCGGATCCATCAGAGCGGGTGGTCAGTGCAGTCCATCAGGTCTTTATTCCTGCCTTTGCCGCGTGGACCACGGAGCTTGGCACCCTACAAACTTCACTCATCCCTTCTCTTTTAGCACGTATAGAGAAACTACTTAAG CAAGGAGAACACAGTCTAGATGAACACAAATTACATGTATTCCTGTCGGCCCTGCAGTCTCTCATCCCTCCTCTGTTTGCCGTGGTGCTGCAGAATGCACCGTTCACCAGCAGAGCCAAAACCCACGGAGACATTCCTGCAATAGAGG TGACACGGTTTCCCAGACCAGCGTCTCCCCTGCAGGATGTAGCCACCATCATCGGCAGCAGAGAAATGCTGAGTGCGCTCCTGCTCCTCTATGACCATCAGCTGGAGCACGAAGGCACCACTGGCTGGGAGAGCCTGTTATGGGTGGTCAATCAGCT CCTTCCAACGCTCATAGATATTGTGGGCCGGATCAATGTAACGTCATCCACCTGCGTCCACGAGTTCTCTCGCTTCTTCTGGAGGTTCTGTCGCACTTTCGGCAAGATCTTTACCAACACTAAG GTTAAACCACAGTTCCAGGAGATTCTCCGGCTATCTGAAGAAAATGTCG ATGCTTCAGTGGGGAATGGTATTCTCACCAAAGCCACAGTCCCCATTTATGCCACTGGAGTATTGACATGCTATAACCAG GAGGAGGATCGTAAGTTGTTGGTGGGTTTCCTAGAGGATGTTATGACAACCCTGTCACTGTCCCATGCTCCCCTCGACAGCCTGAAGGCCTCCTTTGTAGAGCTTGg TGCCAACCCAGTGTACCACGAATTGCTGCTGACTGTTCTGTGGTATGGGGTGGTCCATACCTCGGCACTGGTCCGGTGTACAGCAGCGCGGATGTttgag CTGCTGGTGAAGGGGGTGAATGAGACGCTGGTAGCTCAGAGAGTGGTGCCGGCTCTCATCACACTGTCCTCCGACCCTGAAAT CTCAGTGAGGATATCCACTATTCCTGCCTTTGGTACCATCATGGAGACGGTCACGCAAAAAGAG ctgttggAGCGTGTAAAGATGCAGCTGGCATCGTTCCTCGAGGACCCGCAGTACCAGGATCAGCACTCCTTACACATGGAAATCATCAGGACGTTTGGAAGAGTCGGGCCTAATGCTGAGCCACGCTTTAGAGACGACT TTGTTCTGCCACATCTTCACAAACTGGCACTAGCCAACAACAGCCAGCAAGTGGAGACCAAGAGAATCGACATTGCCACACAGCTGTTTGAGGCCTACAGTGcactctcctgctgct tcatttctgaggaggTGATGATCAACCACTTCCTCCCTGGCCTCAGATGTCTCCGCACTGACATGGAGCAACTCTCTCCTGAGCACGAg GTGATTCTGAGCTCTATGGTCAAAGAGTGTGAAATCAAGGTGGAAAACAGGGGAATGGCGGACGCACAGGG GTCCATGTCTATTGCCTCTAGTTTGGTGGGCGAGGATGCCAAGACCAAGTTCCTAAGTAAGATGGGTCAGCTGACCACCTCAGGCGCCATGCTGGCCAATGTCTTCCAGAGAAAAAAGTGA